The genomic segment ACCGCCAGGCTGGCGAAAGAGGCCAGGAGATTGGCCAGCTCTTCCCGGCGCGGCGGCCTGTTTTGCCAGGCTTTGGCCAGTTCGGAAAAAGGCTGGCCATCCAGACGGGACATAATAAAGAACGGCGCGTCCCGCAAGATGACCCCTTTGGTGATACTGGAATGATGGACGACAGGAACCTTCCCTTCGTGCAAAATGGCTGGAACATCCGGCTGGAGGAAATCAAGGCGGTTCAACAGGCTGACCTCAAAAAGGTGCCAGAAGTCGACCTGCTCATAACGGGAGATCTTGACGATAACGCTGGTCGTTTCTCCCGGCGCCAGCCGTTTTGTTTCCGCGGTGGCGGGAACCAGCCAGCCGGAAAAAACCCCGGGAGTGTGTCCCTCCGCTTGATTGATGACGATCCGGCGTTTATCCGGCAGGCGGCCAATTTCCATGAACGGATTGCGGGTCGGTCCCATATGGGGCTGTATCAGTCCGGCATTTCTGACGGCCTTCAGGGGGAAAAGCTTCCCATTGATATTTAGTTTCTCTATCGCCATAAAACTATATCGCTCGTTCGGTCACATGAATTTCAAGAGATTAAGAATTCAATGGCAACTTCAACCGAAAAAAGTTATAATACCAACATGTACAGACCAGAAATAAAAGTTCTTGACTGCACTATCCGTGACGGCGGCCTGATCAACGAATGCAATTTTGAAGACAAATTCGTTAGGGCGGTCTATCGCGCCTGTTCGCTGGCCGGAGTCGACTACATTGAGGTTGGCTACCAGGCGGATAAAAAGTTTTTTTCTCCGGATAAATACGGCAAATGGAAGTTCTGCGAAGAAGCCGATATCAGGAAGGCGATAGACGGGATCGAATCAAGATCAAAAATTTCCACCATGATCGATATCGGCCGGGTCGACCTTGAGGCGATCAGGCCGAAAAAAGAGAGCGTCGTCGACATGATCCGGGTCGCCTGCTATGTCAAAGACGTCGATAAAGCGATCCAGCATGTTAAAGCCTGCGCCGACAAGGGCTACGAGACGACCATTAACATCATGGCGATCTCGACCGCCCTGGTCCCCGATTTGGAAGAAGCCCTCAAACAATTGGCCGACGCGCCGGTCAAAGCGGTTTACATCGTCGATAGCTTCGGCGCTCTTTATTCCGAACAGATCCATTTTCTGGTCGCGCTTTACAAGAAATATCTCAATCCAAAAGGGATCGAAGTCGGGATCCACTGCCATAACAACCAACAGCTGGGCTTTGGCAACACGATCGAGGCGATCCGCAAGGGGGCCAACTATCTTGACGCGACGATCTTTGGGATCGGCAGAGCGGCGGGGAACTGTCCCATGGAGCTCCTGCTCGCTTTTTTAAAGAACCCCAAGTTTAAATTGGAGCCGATTTTGGAAGTGATCGAAACCGAATTTATCCCTCTGCGGGAAAAGCTCGAATGGGGTTACATCATCCCTCACATGATCACCGGGATCCTTAACCAGCACCCGCGGGACGCGATGGCGCTCCGGGCCGGAAAAGATAAAGACAAGTATGTTCAGTTTTACCGCGGCGCCTTGAACGGCGCTGAATTGGCGTAGCCGGTTGACATTTTGTTTTCATATAATAAAATTTAACTGCCTTCAATAAAAGTTGTTGATATTTATGAGAAAGATAATTATTAAATCTTCAATCTTCTTCCTTTTCTTCTTGCTGATCATGGCAAAAGCTCAGTCGCTGACCCTCAAAGAAAGCGTCGATTTCGCGATGAACAATAGCCCGGCTGTTTTAGCGGCGCATAAAAAGCTTTCAGCCGCTAACGCCAAGCTTGCGCAGGCGGTCGGCGCGTTCCTCCCAACTGTTAAACTTGACGCGAATTATGGCAAATCATACTCTGATCCTTCAGTCATGCAGGTGACGGTTGCCACTTCCCAGGGGGCAGTCACCCAGGACTTTACCACCGGGACGGACGCGACCGTCACCGCCAAGGGGTGGGGAGCCTCATTGACCCAGCCGCTTTTTGTCGCAGCTCTCTGGCCCGGTTACAACATTGCCAGGAATATTGTCGATCTGGCTCAGGAAGAATACAAAATGGCCCAACTTGAAGTGGCGTTCAATGTTACCCAAAATTATTTTGGGGTGTTAAAGGCGATCAAATATGTTGAATTATCTAAAGAATCGAATGAAATGGCCGAATCGCATTTGAACCAGATCAAAATGATGCTCGCGGCCGGGGTGTCAACCCGGGCTGACCAATTGCGGGGGGAGGTCCAGCTGGCCAACAGCGAAGTCGGTTTGACCAAAGCGAAAAATGCCCTGGAATTAGCCAAAGATGCTTTTAATAATTCGTTAGGCCGGGATCTGGAGCAGCCAGTTGACCTCAAGGACGAAGGTTTTACCGGAACTTTCTCAAATCTACCTGAATATAAAGAGGTTTTTCGGCTTGCCCTGGAGAACCGGCCTGATTGGCGGATCTATTTATTTAACGAAAATATTGCCAGGGAGTCTCTCCGCGTTTCCCAGTTGGAATATTTACCAACCCTTCTTTTATCTGCCCAGACAGGGAACCGGGTAACCGAGTATCCGGGATATGGCTCTTCAACCAATTCCTGGTCGGTGATTGGGGCAGCCTCCTGGACTATATTTGATGGGCTGGGTCGGGAGAATCGGATTAAAGAGGCGGTAGCCAATCTTGAGGCGCAAAAAGAGGCTGAAGAGCAGGTTCGCAACGGGGTTGCTCTGGAGGTTAGAGATGTTTATTTGACGCTCAAGAGCGCTTCGGAAACTATCGCCTCGGCCAAGAAAGCGGTCGCTTCCGCCGAAGAAAACCAAAAAGTAATGACATCCCGCTTTGCCTCCGGTGCCGGGACCAATATTGAGGTTTTAGATGCCCAGGTTTCTTTAACGCAGGCGCGGATAAATTATCTCCAGTCCCTTTTTGACCTGGAGACAGCCAAAGCGAAATTAAATAAAGTCATTGGAAAAGAGGTAGTGCTATGAAAATCAAAAAGAATTGGATATGGGTAATTGTCGGGGTGATCATTGTTTTGATCGGCTGGAGGATTACGGTCAATTGGTTAAATCGGGACCTGGTAACGGTCAAAGCATCGCCGGTCACCCAGGGTGCGATTGAAGAAATTGTCGCGGCCAGCGGGACGGTTGATGCTCCGATCTATGAGTTGGGGACCAAGATCGGCGGGAAAGTTTCCAGTTTAAAGGTGAAAGAAGGCACTTATGTCCGAAAAGGCCAGCTGTTAGCCGAGTTTGACAGCTTCGAGCAGGCGCGGAACGACTTTGAGCGGATGCAGCAGTTGTATAAGGATGGAGCGGCCAGCAAGCAAGCCTATGATGCCTCTAAAACTATGTTTGACGCTTCCCGGATAATCGCCCCTAATAATGGGGTAGTCGCAAAGATCGATTACCGTGAAGGAGAAACGGTAATTCCCGGACAGCCGGCAATCGTGGTTGTTAATTATGATGATGCCTGGGTCGAGGCCCAGATCGACGAAATTGATATTGCCAATGTAAAAGTCGGCGACAAGGTCGCGATCACGTCCGATGTTTATTCTGATAAAAAATTCCTTGGCGAGCTCTACTGGATCGCCCCTCTGGCGGAATTGCGCAAGGTTGGCGGCAGGGTGAAAATGGACGAAGAGTCCTATGTTTTTCCAAGCAAGATAAAATTCCTCAATGGGAGGAGCGAATTGAAAGCGAACATGACTGTGAACGTGGAAATCGTGACCAAAGCGAAAGAGTCGGCGGTTGTGGTGCCGCGCGAAGCGTTGATCAGCAAGGATGACGGCCAATATGTGTTTACGATCAAGAACAACCGGGCGTATGAAAAACGGATCGAGATCGGCCTTCGTTCGTATACCAGCGTTGAAGCGCTAAGCGGGGTTATACCCGGCGAGCAGGTCGCGGTCTCCAATGTAGCCAAGCTAAAGAACAAGGGCAGGGTCAAAGTTGAGCGATAAACATGTTGTTACGATAAAAGACGTTACCAAAACCTATTTGATGGGGAAGGTCGAGGTCAAAGCGCTCCAGGGAATTAGCTTGATTGTGACCAAGGGAGAATTTCTCTCGATCATGGGACCATCGGGCTGCGGCAAGTCGACGATGATGCACATTGTCGGTTGTTTGGACCGCCCAACCACCGGACATGTGCTGTTAGATGACGTTGATATCGATGAGTTGGACGATAACAGCCTGGCCGATATCCGCAATAAAAAAGTTGGGTTTGTTTTTCAGACCTTCAATCTCCTGCCCAAATTGAGCGCGGTTGAAAACGTCGAGTTGCCCCTGATCTATGCCGGGCTCAAACCGGAAGAGCGTCGGGCGCGGGCGCTGGAATTGCTTGCCCTGGTCGATTTAAAAGATCGCGCCTACCACCGGCCTTCGGAAATGTCTGGCGGGCAAAGCCAGCGGGTAGCGATCGCCCGAGCCCTGGCCAACAATCCATCAATTATCATGGCCGATGAACCGACCGGTAATTTAGATTCAAAAAGCGGGGCCGAGATCATCCATCTTTTTACCGAGCTGAATAAAAAAGGGATTACCCTCATTATGGTTACTCACGATCAGGATATCGCAAATTTTAGCAAAAGGATCGTCCGGTTAAAAGACGGACTGGTCGTGGCTGACGAAAAAGTTCGATGATCAATCTTGTTGAGCCCCTTAAATTAGCCTCGCAATCTCTTCTTGCCAACAAACTTAGGACAATTTTAACGACCATGGGAGTGGTTATTGGGGTAGCGGCGGTCATTACTCTGGTCTCGATGGGAGAGGGGGCCAAGAGCTATGTTTTGAACCAGATCAGCGGTTGGGGTGTTGGGTCCAACAGTATTACCATTCAGCCCGGCGAAGGGTCAGGTACCAGCATTCCGGAACTTACCTTAACTTACGAGGATATGATCGCGATCAGAGATAAAGTGAAAAAGATCCAATACGTAATGCCGGAATTGGTCGGCCGTGGAAGGATCAAATACGGAAAGAAAGAGTATACGCCCGGTTATACCCTGGGGGTTTCCCAGGATTACCCGTTGGCATACAAGCAGAAAGCAGTTGAAGGGCGATTCTTTTCTTTGGCCGAAGATAATGGCCGAAAGAGAGTGGTGGTGATCGGTAAAACCGTGGTCCGTAATTTATTTGGAAATTTTTCTCCGATCGGCGAGAAGATCAAGATCAACGGGATTGGCTACCTTGTGATCGGGGTGCTTGAGGAAAAAGGGGCGATGCTTAGCTATGACATGGACGATATGGTCTTGATCCCATCATCGCTGGCGGAATTGACTTTGGGGGTCAAAAAGATCTGGGAGATGATGGTTACAACCTATGATGATAAAGATGTGCCGGAAGTCATGAGCGAGATAGAAAAACTGCTTTTTGCCCGGCACCGCAAGATCGATTTTCATATGCATACCCAGGCCGGGCTGATCGACATCACCAATAATATTCTTAATGCCCTGACCGGGATCGTTAGCGCAATTGCGGCAATCTCTCTGCTTGTCGGCGGGATCGGGATCATGAACATCATGCTGGTGGCGGTGACCGAGCGGACCCGCGAGATCGGGATCCGCAAGGCGATCGGCGCCAAGCGGCGGGATATTTTTCTGCAGTTTGTCATGGAGTCGATTTTGATCACTATAAGTGGAGCAGTTTTGGGGATTTCTATCGGGACCCTGGCTTCCTGGGGGATAATGAGCGCCTTAAAATTAGAAGCGGTCATTGCCTACAATGCCGCGGCAATTGCTTGTTTTGTCGCTCTGATCGTTGGCCTGTTCTTTGGGGTTTATCCGGCGATGCGGGCCGCCAGGCTTGATCCGGTAGACGCGTTGAGGTTTGAGGTATGATCTTTTTTCTTTGGGAGAGCATGAAGCAGGCGTGGCGGGCGCTCTTGTTAAACAAAGTGCGAAGCACGCTGACGATGCTTGGGGTGATCATCGGGATATTTTCGGTGATCACGCTGGTGACGATCGGAGAAGGGGCAAAGAAGTATGTGACCGACCAGGTCCAGAGCCTCGGCGCCGGCTACGATTCGTTTATCATGGTTGCCGGAAAGGATAATTCGGTCCCGCCAAACCCGAAGTTTGTTTATGCTGATATTAACTTGATCAAGTCCCGGATCCCCGAGGTTAAAGACATTGTCGCCTTAAATCCTGGGAGCGGTGATATTTATTACGGCAAGAAAAAATATAAAGCCCCGGTGGTCATTGGGACAACCGCCAACAATATGGCTTTAATGGGTTGGGGGATTTCTTACGGCCGCTTTTTTAACGAGGCCGAGGTTGAATCGCGCAAAAAAGTCGCGGTGATCGGGCCTAAAATTGCCAACGAGATATTTGGCGGGAGTTCCGCTTTGGGAGAAAAGATCAAGATCAGGGGGAGCAATTACCTGATCATTGGTGTGGCGGAAGCCAAAGGGAGCATTGGGGTTTTTGATATGGACGCCAGGGTGATCATTCCGGTCACCACTGCGCAAAATATGATGGGGACCAGCAATATCATGAGAATGAATATCTTTCCAAAAGAGATCTCCAAAATGGACGAGGTTAAAGCCAAGGTCCAGGCTTTAATGGAGCGCCGTCTTGGGAACGATGATTTTCGCTTTATTACCCAAAAAGGGATCCTTGATATTGTCAACAACATTTTGGCGGTCTTAACCGGTTTTGTTTCGGGTATCGCGGCGATTTCTCTTTTAGTTGGCGGGATCGGGATCATGAACATTATGCTGGTCGCGGTCAACGAGAGGGTCCGTGAGATCGGGGTCCGCAAGGCGATCGGCGCCAAAAGCCGGGACATTATTCTGCAGTTTTTGGTTGAATCAATGATGATCAGTCTGTTTGGCGGTATGTTGGGGATTATTTTAGGTTTGGCCGGGGCATTCCTGATAATGTTCTTTATCAAAGGGACGCTGGTCATTGCCTGGTGGGCGGTAATTTTAGCGACCGTTGTTTCAGCGGTTGTGGGGATCTTTTTCGGGGTCTATCCGGCGGTCAGAGCGGCGAGGCTTGATCCGGTCATCGCCCTGCGCTACGAATGAGCCGCCAGCGCCTCGTTGATTGCCGCTAGCGCGTTTTCCTCTTTAAAAGGCTTTAAGATCAGTCCATCAAGGTGAAAACCTTCAGTTCCCGTTTTAATTGTTTCTTCTTCCATTCCGGTAATAAAGACAACCTTGGTTGCGGGGTAGTTGAGCCGGACGTGGCGGAGAAATTCCAAGCCATCCATGCCCGGCATGTTGACATCGGCCACCACCAGGTTAAAAGGGGAGATTTTGAGCGCTTCCAGCGCCTGGATGCCGTCTTCAGTGCTCTTGACCGAGTGGCCGGCTCGTTTGAGCAGATCTGAAATGATATGCCGCATACTCTCCTGGTCGTCAGCGACTAGGATTTCAGCCATTCAGCCAGCGCCTTTTTAACATTGTCATCGTAGTCGACAAAGATCTTTTCGATCACTCCGCTGGAATTAATGCAAAAAGTTGTGGGGATAACCAGCAGTTTCAGTTTGTTGATCGAAGTAAGTTTTTTGTCAATCAGGATCGGAAAGGAGATTTTATTTTCCGCGACAAAATCCTGAACAGTTTTTGCTTTTTTATCAAAGGAAATCCCGACAATATTAATTAAGTTTTCTTTTTCCCGGAGGCTTTGCAGGTAAGCAAGGTTGCTTTGGCTCGATTTGCTCCAACTGGTAAAAAAGACCAGAACGGTTTTTTCATTGTCTTGGAGGGAGGTCAGTTTGCCGTCCAAGGCTGGTAGCTCAATCGTTGGGAGCTCTAGGCCGAGGTTGGAAGAAACATCCGCGGTTGCCGCGCCAATAAGTAATATAGCCGCGGCAAAAAATATCAATAATCTTTTCATATTACTAAGAAATTATACCCCTCGTGAAGGGAAAGTCAAGGAAAGGGCCCCTTCACGCCAGCGCCAAATTGCTTTAAAATAACCCTATGAATAATTCCAGGAAGCTGATGATCGCCCTTATTATCACCTTGACGATCATGGTCGCAGAGTTTGTTGGTGGGTACTTTGCCAATAGTCTTGCCTTGATTTCCGATGCCGGACACATGTTGACCGACGCGCTGGTCCTGTTATTTTCGCTTTTGGCCGCGTTCCTGGCGCTTAGACCAGCCGATAAAGAACGGACCTTTGGCTACCACAGGGTAGAGATTCTCTCCGCTTTTTTCAACGGGACACTGCTGATCTTGCTGGCCGGCTATATTTTCTATCAGGCCATTGGCCGCTTTGCCAATCCCGAGCCAGTCAACAGCGCCTTGATGATGATTGTCGCGGTGATCGGGCTGGTGGCGAACATTGTTTCGGCCTTCATTCTGGCCGGTTCCCACCAGAATTTAAATGTCCGGGGGGCGCTTCTCCACGTTATTTCAGACG from the Candidatus Margulisiibacteriota bacterium genome contains:
- a CDS encoding ABC transporter ATP-binding protein, translated to MGKVEVKALQGISLIVTKGEFLSIMGPSGCGKSTMMHIVGCLDRPTTGHVLLDDVDIDELDDNSLADIRNKKVGFVFQTFNLLPKLSAVENVELPLIYAGLKPEERRARALELLALVDLKDRAYHRPSEMSGGQSQRVAIARALANNPSIIMADEPTGNLDSKSGAEIIHLFTELNKKGITLIMVTHDQDIANFSKRIVRLKDGLVVADEKVR
- a CDS encoding TolC family protein, whose translation is MRKIIIKSSIFFLFFLLIMAKAQSLTLKESVDFAMNNSPAVLAAHKKLSAANAKLAQAVGAFLPTVKLDANYGKSYSDPSVMQVTVATSQGAVTQDFTTGTDATVTAKGWGASLTQPLFVAALWPGYNIARNIVDLAQEEYKMAQLEVAFNVTQNYFGVLKAIKYVELSKESNEMAESHLNQIKMMLAAGVSTRADQLRGEVQLANSEVGLTKAKNALELAKDAFNNSLGRDLEQPVDLKDEGFTGTFSNLPEYKEVFRLALENRPDWRIYLFNENIARESLRVSQLEYLPTLLLSAQTGNRVTEYPGYGSSTNSWSVIGAASWTIFDGLGRENRIKEAVANLEAQKEAEEQVRNGVALEVRDVYLTLKSASETIASAKKAVASAEENQKVMTSRFASGAGTNIEVLDAQVSLTQARINYLQSLFDLETAKAKLNKVIGKEVVL
- a CDS encoding ABC transporter permease, whose product is MIFFLWESMKQAWRALLLNKVRSTLTMLGVIIGIFSVITLVTIGEGAKKYVTDQVQSLGAGYDSFIMVAGKDNSVPPNPKFVYADINLIKSRIPEVKDIVALNPGSGDIYYGKKKYKAPVVIGTTANNMALMGWGISYGRFFNEAEVESRKKVAVIGPKIANEIFGGSSALGEKIKIRGSNYLIIGVAEAKGSIGVFDMDARVIIPVTTAQNMMGTSNIMRMNIFPKEISKMDEVKAKVQALMERRLGNDDFRFITQKGILDIVNNILAVLTGFVSGIAAISLLVGGIGIMNIMLVAVNERVREIGVRKAIGAKSRDIILQFLVESMMISLFGGMLGIILGLAGAFLIMFFIKGTLVIAWWAVILATVVSAVVGIFFGVYPAVRAARLDPVIALRYE
- a CDS encoding ABC transporter permease, whose amino-acid sequence is MINLVEPLKLASQSLLANKLRTILTTMGVVIGVAAVITLVSMGEGAKSYVLNQISGWGVGSNSITIQPGEGSGTSIPELTLTYEDMIAIRDKVKKIQYVMPELVGRGRIKYGKKEYTPGYTLGVSQDYPLAYKQKAVEGRFFSLAEDNGRKRVVVIGKTVVRNLFGNFSPIGEKIKINGIGYLVIGVLEEKGAMLSYDMDDMVLIPSSLAELTLGVKKIWEMMVTTYDDKDVPEVMSEIEKLLFARHRKIDFHMHTQAGLIDITNNILNALTGIVSAIAAISLLVGGIGIMNIMLVAVTERTREIGIRKAIGAKRRDIFLQFVMESILITISGAVLGISIGTLASWGIMSALKLEAVIAYNAAAIACFVALIVGLFFGVYPAMRAARLDPVDALRFEV
- a CDS encoding TlpA family protein disulfide reductase, whose product is MKRLLIFFAAAILLIGAATADVSSNLGLELPTIELPALDGKLTSLQDNEKTVLVFFTSWSKSSQSNLAYLQSLREKENLINIVGISFDKKAKTVQDFVAENKISFPILIDKKLTSINKLKLLVIPTTFCINSSGVIEKIFVDYDDNVKKALAEWLKS
- a CDS encoding efflux RND transporter periplasmic adaptor subunit encodes the protein MKIKKNWIWVIVGVIIVLIGWRITVNWLNRDLVTVKASPVTQGAIEEIVAASGTVDAPIYELGTKIGGKVSSLKVKEGTYVRKGQLLAEFDSFEQARNDFERMQQLYKDGAASKQAYDASKTMFDASRIIAPNNGVVAKIDYREGETVIPGQPAIVVVNYDDAWVEAQIDEIDIANVKVGDKVAITSDVYSDKKFLGELYWIAPLAELRKVGGRVKMDEESYVFPSKIKFLNGRSELKANMTVNVEIVTKAKESAVVVPREALISKDDGQYVFTIKNNRAYEKRIEIGLRSYTSVEALSGVIPGEQVAVSNVAKLKNKGRVKVER
- a CDS encoding aldolase catalytic domain-containing protein, whose product is MYRPEIKVLDCTIRDGGLINECNFEDKFVRAVYRACSLAGVDYIEVGYQADKKFFSPDKYGKWKFCEEADIRKAIDGIESRSKISTMIDIGRVDLEAIRPKKESVVDMIRVACYVKDVDKAIQHVKACADKGYETTINIMAISTALVPDLEEALKQLADAPVKAVYIVDSFGALYSEQIHFLVALYKKYLNPKGIEVGIHCHNNQQLGFGNTIEAIRKGANYLDATIFGIGRAAGNCPMELLLAFLKNPKFKLEPILEVIETEFIPLREKLEWGYIIPHMITGILNQHPRDAMALRAGKDKDKYVQFYRGALNGAELA
- a CDS encoding response regulator, with the protein product MAEILVADDQESMRHIISDLLKRAGHSVKSTEDGIQALEALKISPFNLVVADVNMPGMDGLEFLRHVRLNYPATKVVFITGMEEETIKTGTEGFHLDGLILKPFKEENALAAINEALAAHS